TTCCTGCTGACCTCCGCCGTGGCGGCCCCCGGCACGCAGATCCACAGCCACATGTGCTACAGCGAGTTCAACGCTATTTTGCCCGCCATCGCGCGCATGGATGCGGACGTCATCAGCATCGAATCCAGCCGCAGCGGCATGGAGCTGCTGGACGCCTTTGCCCGCTATGACTACCGCAACCAGGTGGGCCCCGGCGTATACGACATCCACAGCCCGCGCGTGCCGGATACGGAGGAGATCGCCGGCCTGCTGCGCCGCGCCCTGCGCCATATCCCCAAGGAACGGCTCTGGGTCAACCCGGATTGCGGCCTCAAGACCCGGCACTGGGAAGAGGCCTGGCCCGCCCTGCAGCACATGGTGGCCGCCGCCCGGCAGGTGCGGGCAGAGCTGGGGGCCTGAGCAAGAGGCGCCCAAAGCCGCGCGGAACGGCCCCACAATGGGCAGCCGAACGCGCGGCCGACGCGGCCCCGGCCTCGCCGGGAAAAATCCACAGCGCGCCGGGCGGCAGCGGCCCAGAGCCCTTGCCCCCGGCGCGCCCGGCGAAGAAAGTTACCATTTAGTAATAAATATTTTATTATATAATATGCATAGATATAATAAACTTCCTGAAAAAATACCTCTGGCAGCGCACAGGGCTTTGTAAAAATCAACGTTTTTGTAGCTTATGTGGCAACCGGCTATACGCAAGGCCCCCCTGACCGAACCCCCTGAACGGAAAACGCGCCCCCCACGAAGCGGCCAACGGCCGGAGGCCGCTTCCCCAAGACAGGCGACCCAACGGCCCGGCAGAAGCCGCGCGCCAAGGCCTCTTGCTGTCGGACCGGGCCCTGCCGCAACAAAACGTCCGCAACAAAACGTCCGCCCCTCCCAGCGCCGTTGCGCCGCCACAGCCCCCCCCAGGCGCACGCCAGGACAAGACCGCAAAGTCCTGAACCGCCTCCCCGCCGGACGGACACAATTTTTTTTGCCTGCCGCCCCTTCCCGCCCAGCGCCGTTCCCGCCCCGATCCATGCGGCCGCGCCCCCCTGGCAAGCCCTGAAAAAATTGACTTGCGTTGCGCTTTATGACAAAAGAAAAAGACACTTGATTACGGTATATTTTCCACCTTCCGGTAGACTTTCAGGAGGACAAAGTTACCAAAGCGTGCTTTTCGGCAAGGGCTAACAGGCAGTTTCTTGAGCTTTTCCCCGTGGTTATTGATTCGGAATGCTTTTTGCTTTAGGCTGCCTTGTGGTAGGGAATATTGTTATACCGTGTCCGTCAAAAACACTCGGGAGGCCTTCATGAAGTTGTTGCAAGTTGCCACTGCCTGCGCCCTGTCCCTGTTTGTGGGGCATGCGGCCATAGCCGCGGAAGCGCCGATCAAAATCGGCTTTCCCATCCCCCTCACCGGCGAGATCCCCAAGGTGGGCGAGGGCTCCAAATACGCGGCCGAAATGCTGAAGGAAGAAATCAACGCCAAGGGCGGCCTGCAGGTGGGCGACAAGAAGTACCCCCTGGAATTTATTTACGAAGACAATGAATCCAAGCCCGAATCGGCCGTCAACGTCACCCTGAAGCTCATTGAGCGCGACAAGGTGCTGGCCATTGTGGGCCCGCAGTCTTCCCGCCAGGCCGTGCCCGCCGGCGGCGTGGCCAACGATGAGGAAGTGCCCCTGATCACCCCCTGGTCCACCAACCCGGACGCCACCAAGGACCGCCCCTGGGTCTTCCGCGGGGCCTTCCTGGATCCCTTCCAGGCGCCTGTGGCCGTGGACTTCACCACCAAGACCTTCAAGGCTAAAAAGGCCGCCGTGGTCTTTGAGGTCTCCAACGACTACTCCAAGGGCCTGGCCGACAACTTCAAGGAAGCCTTTGAGAAAGTGCACGGCAAGGGCTCCGTGGTAGCCATGGAATCTCACGGCCCCAAGGACCAGGATTTCTCCGCCCAACTCACCAAGATCATCGCGGCCAAGCCCGACTTCATCTTTGTGCCTGAAAACTACAGCTTTGCGGCCCTGATCGTGCCCCAGGCCCGCGACCTGGGCTACAAGGGCCCCTTCATGGGCTCCGACGCCTGGGGTTCGGCCGAGCTCTTCAACCTCTGCGGCAAAGACTGCGTGGGCCAGTATTTCTCCACCCACTACACCGCCGAGGGCGCTACGGGCAAGACCAAGGAATTCATCGACAAATATCAGGCCAAATACGGCTATGTGCCGGACGACGTGGCCGCCCTCACCTGGGACTCCATCAATATCGTGCTGAACGCCATCCAGCAGGCCGGCAAAATCGACCCGGATCTGAAAAAAGAACGCAAGATCATCCGCGACAACATGGCCAACATGGCCAAATTTGACGGCATTACGGGCAGCATGAAGTTTGACGCCAACCGTGATCCCATCAAGTGTGCGGTTATCGTGCGCGTGACGGACAAAGGCACCTTTGCCTTTGTGGAATCGGTCTGCCCCAAATAACCCTTACGCCTGCACCTAAGCGCGGCCCGCCACGGCGGGCCGCGCTGCATTGCGCCAGTGCACGCCGCCCCGGCCGTGCCGCCCCCCAACCGTCAGTCCAGCGGGGAAGCCATGGATTTTTTGCTGCAACAAATGCTCAACGCCCTGCAATGGGGCAGTTTTTACGCCCTCATCGCCCTGGGTTACACCCTGGTGTACGGGGTGCTGCGCCTCATCAACTTCGCCCACGGCGATATCTTTATGGTGGGCGCGTATATTTCATTTTTCGTCGCCACCTATCTGCTTTCCCCCGCCGTGGGGCTGTCCAAGCCCGTCGCCCTCTGGCTGACCATCGCGCTTACCATGTTGCTCACAGCCCTGGTGGGCGTTACCCTTGAGCGCATCGCCTACCGGCCCCTGCGCCGCAAGGGGGCCCACCGCCTGTATGTGGTCATCACGGCCCTCATGTGCGGCCTGATTCTGGAAAACGGCAACCTTGCCCTGCTGGGGGCCACGAAGCGCAAACTGCCAGAGATGGTGGACAAAGTGGTCTACTCCATCGGCCCCCTGGTGGTCACCAACCTCAAGCTCTGGGTTATCCTGGCCGCAGTGGTGGTTTTTGTCCTCCTGCAGACTATGGTCACGCGCACCAAGGTGGGCATGGCCATGCGGGCCGTCTCCTGGGACCGTTTCGCCCTGCCGCTCATGGGCATCCCCCTGGACAGTGTCATTGTGACGACCTTTGTGCTGGGCTCCGGCATTGCGGGCCTGGGCGGCATGCTCTTTGCCATGTGCTACCCCAACCTGGAGCCCTACATGGGGGCCATGCTGGGCTGGAAGGCCTTTATCGCCGCCGTGGTGGGCGGCATAGGCGATATCCGCGGGGCCTTTGTGGGCGGCTTTTTGCTGGCCTTTGTGGAGATCATGGTGGTGGCCTTTTTGCCCTCCACCTACATGGATTTGTTCTCCTTCACCATCCTGCTGCTGATCCTGTGGGTGCGGCCCACGGGCATTTTCGGCATGCCGCAGACGACCAAAATCTAGCCGGAGCGTCCGATGCTGACAGTTTTTGTACAAGCGGCTCTTCTGATCCTTGCCGTGCTCTGCTTCGGTTACGCACTCAAGCGCGCCCTGCGGCAAAAAAAGATCGACTGCCTCATCTTTCTTCTGGGCGGCGCCCTGCTGGTGCTGGCCGAATACTATTCCTGGATCGACGGCTACTGGCTTTCGGTCATCAAGTTCATGGGCCTTAACGTCATTTTTGCCGCCAGCCTCAACCTGGTCAACGGCTACATGGGCGAATTTTCCTGTGGGCACGCGGGCTTCATGTGCGTGGGGGCCTATGTGGGCGGGCTTTTGACCATTCTGCTCTTCACCAAAAACAAGCTGCTGGGCGCGCCCCTGCTGCCGCCGGAGCTGGCGCCGCTGCTCTTTCCCGGCGTGCTGGCCGTGGCCGGGCTGGCGGCGGCCATGTTCGGCCTGCTGGTGGCCCTGCCCTCCTTCAAAACCAGGGACGACTACCTGGCCATTATCACCATCGCGGCCAACTACATCATCATCGCGTTGATCATCAATATCGACGCCGTGGGCGGCCCGCGCGGCCTTTCCGGCATGCGCGGGGTTGTGCGCGCCATGGAGCGGGTGGCCGACATCCCCTGGATGATGATCTGGATCGTGCTCTCGGTCATGGCCAGCGTCATGCTGCTCTACCGGCTGGTCAACAGCACCCTGGGCAAGGGCATTCCCGCCGTCTGCCAGAACGAAGTGGCCGCGGAAATCATGAGCGTCAACACCAAAAAGGTGAAGCTCACGGCCTTTATGGTCTCCGCCGGCATCGCCGGGGTGGCCGGGGCGCTCTACGCCCACCTTTTCAGCTCCATCTACGCCAACAGCTTCGGCATCATGAAGTCCACGGAGGCCATGGTCATGGTCTACCTGGGGGGCATGGGCTCCCTTTCCGGCTCGGTGCTGGCGGCCATCATGTTCACCCTGCTTATCGAGCTGCTGCGCTTCGCCCTGCCGGCCCTGAGCGACCTTTTGCAGCATGTGCCCTTTGTGCCGGACAATTTCGCCATCAGCCAGGAATGGAAGTGGGTCATCATCCCCCTCATCCTTATCCTGCTCATGCAGTTCCGCCCCGAAGGGCTTCTGGGCAACCGGGAGTTGACGCAGGTCTTCCCCCGCCTCAAGCGCCTGCTGACCATCGGCAAGGCGGACTAGCCCCTTCCCCATCGCACCGACAACTTTTGCGGGAGCTGACCTTGGCACTGTTTGAAATGAAAGAAGTCACGCAACGCTTCGGCGGACTCATCGCGCTGACGGATTTTTCCATCGCCATTGAGGACCACACGCTGGTAGGGCTCATCGGCCCCAACGGCGCGGGCAAGACCACGGTCTTCAACCTGGCCTCAGGCTTCTACCACCCCACCGAGGGGCAGATCGTCTTTGACGGTCACGTCTACAACCGCAAGCTGGAGCCCCACCAGGTCACCGCCATGGGCATGGCCCGCACCTTCCAGAACATCCGCCTCTGGAACGACATGACCGTCACCGACAATATCTGCGTTTCGCAGTACTGTCGCCTGGGCTACAGCCTGCTGGACGTCTGGCGCAACGACGCGCGCTACCTGCGCGAGGAAAAGCGCGTGCGCCACAAGGCCGCAAAAATTCTTGAAATCATGGAACTGGCCGACGTGGCGGAAGAGTGCCCCAAAAACCTGCCCTACGGCCTGCAGCGCCGGGTGGAGCTGGCCCGCGCCCTTTCCACCGACCCCAAGCTGCTTTTGCTGGACGAACCGGCCGCGGGGCTCAACTCCGCCGACGTGGACGGGCTTATCAAGCACATCCGCTGGATCTACGACGAATTTAACATTGCCATCTGGATGATCGAGCACCAGATGAAGGTGGTCATGTCCCTCTGCCAGGACATTATGGTGGTGGAATTCGGCAAGACCATCGCCCGCGGCACGCCGCAGGAAATCCAGTCCAACCCCGATGTCATCAAAGCCTACCTGGGCGACGAGAACGTGTAATGCTGCTGGAAGTTGAAAACCTGTACGCCGGCTATGGCAAGATAGAAGCCCTCCACGGCATCTCCTTTCATGTGGAAAAGGGCGAAATCGTCACCCTCATCGGCGCCAACGGCGCGGGCAAATCCACAACCCTCAAGGCCGTTATGCGCCTGCCCCCGCCGGAATCGCCCACGGTGCTCAGCGGGGACATCCGCTTCAACGGCGCATCCATCCTCAAGACCGAGCCGCACCATGTGGTGGCCCACCTGCGCATGGACCTGGTACCCGAAGGCCGCCACATTTTCGGCAACCTCACGGTAAGCGAAAACCTCAAACTGGCCACCTGGACCCGCAAGGACGGCGACATTCAGAAAGACGTGGCGCGCGTGTTTGAACTCTTCCCCCGGCTGCGCGAGCGCATGCACCAGCGCAGCGACACCCTTTCGGGCGGCGAGCAGCAGATGCTGGCCGTGGGCCGCGCGCTGATGACCCGCTGCTCCGTGCTGCTGCTGGACGAACCCTCCATGGGGCTCTCCCCCTTGCTCATGTATGATATGTTCCGCACCCTCAAGCAGCTCAACAGCGAGGGCCTCACCGTAGTGGTGGTGGAGCAGAACGCCCGCCTGGCCCTGCAGGTGGCTGACAGGGGCTATGTGCTGGACACGGGCTCCATCGTGGCTGCGGGCACCGCCGCGGAGCTGGCCGCCACGCCGGAAATCAAGGCCGCATATCTGGGCGCGTAGCACCGCAGGCCCTGGCCCCGCGCGCTGCAGCGGCACGAGCGCGGGCGCAGCCTGCGGCCGGCGGGAAGCGCTTGCTGCGCAGGGGGGCGGATGCCCGCTGTAACTCAGAATGGCGCTCGCGGCGCGTCAGGGCAGGGTTCCGTCCGCAGCGTCAGGGGCGGCGCGGACGCAACGGGCCTGGCCATTGCTCGCGCCGGCCAGGGCTTCGCGAAGCGCGGCTTCCTGCTCCTCCGGCAGCACAAGCGTCAGGCTGGCCTGCGCGGCGTAGGCTTCGGCAACGGGAACCGCCTCGTAGGCGGGCAGCAGGTGGCGCACGGCGTCCAGGCAGGCGTAGTCCAGGGTGACCGCCAGCCGCACCTGCGGCACGCGCTCGCGCAGGGGCAGCGTTTCTAAATTCCGGCGTACGCTGTCCTGATAGGCGCGCACCAGGCCGCCGGTGCCCAGCTTCACGCCGCCGAACCAGCGGCTGACCACCAGACAGACTTCACCCACCGCGCTGTACAGCACCACCTGCAGCATGGGACGCCCCGCCGTGCCGTGGGGCTCGCCATCGTCTGAAGAGCCCACCTGCGCCGTGTGCCCCGGCGCGCCGGCGGCATAGGCCCAGCAATTGTGGGTGGCGTCCGCGTGGCGGCGGCGCACGGCCTCCACAAAGGCCCGCGCGGCCGCGGGCCCCGGGGTGTGCGCGCAGAGCGTCACAAACCGGCTGCGCCGGATGACGAGCTCCGTGCGGTGGGGCGCTTCAGGCCCCGCCGCGGGTACGGAATACCGGGCGGCAGGGGCGCTCATGAGGCGGCGGGACGGCTGGTTGCGGGCTGGAAAGGCATGCCTTTTTGTAGCGGGGCGCGCCGCGCCTGGCAATGGCGGAAAGGCAAAAAATTTTGCGCAAAACCCTTTACAAGCGGTGCACACTTCGTTAAACAGGAATCGTTCGCAATTAATAACAACCTGCAACAAGGAGAAGACAATGAGCAAGACCCAGGACAATCTCATGGCGGCCTTTGCCGGCGAATCTCAGGCTAACCGCAAGTATCTGGCCTTTGCCCAGGCGGCGGACAAAGAAGGCCTGCCCCAGGTGGCCAAGCTGTTCCGCGCCGCCGCTGCCGCCGAGACGGTGCACGCCCATGCCCACCTGCGCAATGCGGGCAAGATCGGCGATACCGCCGCCAACCTCAAATCCGCCATTGAAGGCGAAACCTACGAATTTACCCAGATGTACCCAGAGATGGTGAAGGAAGCCAAGGAAGAAGGCCAGAACGCCATCGCCAAGTACTTTGAATTCGCCAACAAGGTGGAAGGCGTGCATGCCGAGCTGTACAAAAAGGCCCTGGAGAACCCCGGCGGCCTGCCCGCGACGGACTACTACGTCTGCAAAATCTGCGGCTACACCCACGAAGGCCCCTGTGACGCCTGTCCCGTGTGCGGCGGCGGCGCAGCGGCCTTCTTCAAGGTTGACTAGAGCAGAGTAACTTTGCGAATATGCATTCGCAAAGTTTAAGGCACGCTCGTTTCGGCGCTTAACGGCGCAAATAAATTGCGCTTACGCCTCCACAGCGGGCGTCTGTTCACACAGCCGCCAGGGCATTTCAAAGTTGAAATGCCCTAAACGCTGCCGCAGCAGCGCGCGGGGCTTTGCCCCCTGAGCGCACAGCAGAAGGCCCCTCCTGTCCGCACTGGACAGGAGGGGCCTCCACATGCGTTGGCGGAAGGGCGAGGCTCAGGCCTGCAAGGCGCGGCACATCTTGCCTTTGCCGACATGCGCTCGCAAGGGCAAGCAAGACGTCCGCTCCGGCGCGTTACTGC
This sequence is a window from Desulfovibrio legallii. Protein-coding genes within it:
- a CDS encoding ABC transporter substrate-binding protein, with translation MKLLQVATACALSLFVGHAAIAAEAPIKIGFPIPLTGEIPKVGEGSKYAAEMLKEEINAKGGLQVGDKKYPLEFIYEDNESKPESAVNVTLKLIERDKVLAIVGPQSSRQAVPAGGVANDEEVPLITPWSTNPDATKDRPWVFRGAFLDPFQAPVAVDFTTKTFKAKKAAVVFEVSNDYSKGLADNFKEAFEKVHGKGSVVAMESHGPKDQDFSAQLTKIIAAKPDFIFVPENYSFAALIVPQARDLGYKGPFMGSDAWGSAELFNLCGKDCVGQYFSTHYTAEGATGKTKEFIDKYQAKYGYVPDDVAALTWDSINIVLNAIQQAGKIDPDLKKERKIIRDNMANMAKFDGITGSMKFDANRDPIKCAVIVRVTDKGTFAFVESVCPK
- a CDS encoding branched-chain amino acid ABC transporter permease: MDFLLQQMLNALQWGSFYALIALGYTLVYGVLRLINFAHGDIFMVGAYISFFVATYLLSPAVGLSKPVALWLTIALTMLLTALVGVTLERIAYRPLRRKGAHRLYVVITALMCGLILENGNLALLGATKRKLPEMVDKVVYSIGPLVVTNLKLWVILAAVVVFVLLQTMVTRTKVGMAMRAVSWDRFALPLMGIPLDSVIVTTFVLGSGIAGLGGMLFAMCYPNLEPYMGAMLGWKAFIAAVVGGIGDIRGAFVGGFLLAFVEIMVVAFLPSTYMDLFSFTILLLILWVRPTGIFGMPQTTKI
- a CDS encoding branched-chain amino acid ABC transporter permease, producing the protein MLTVFVQAALLILAVLCFGYALKRALRQKKIDCLIFLLGGALLVLAEYYSWIDGYWLSVIKFMGLNVIFAASLNLVNGYMGEFSCGHAGFMCVGAYVGGLLTILLFTKNKLLGAPLLPPELAPLLFPGVLAVAGLAAAMFGLLVALPSFKTRDDYLAIITIAANYIIIALIINIDAVGGPRGLSGMRGVVRAMERVADIPWMMIWIVLSVMASVMLLYRLVNSTLGKGIPAVCQNEVAAEIMSVNTKKVKLTAFMVSAGIAGVAGALYAHLFSSIYANSFGIMKSTEAMVMVYLGGMGSLSGSVLAAIMFTLLIELLRFALPALSDLLQHVPFVPDNFAISQEWKWVIIPLILILLMQFRPEGLLGNRELTQVFPRLKRLLTIGKAD
- a CDS encoding ABC transporter ATP-binding protein — encoded protein: MALFEMKEVTQRFGGLIALTDFSIAIEDHTLVGLIGPNGAGKTTVFNLASGFYHPTEGQIVFDGHVYNRKLEPHQVTAMGMARTFQNIRLWNDMTVTDNICVSQYCRLGYSLLDVWRNDARYLREEKRVRHKAAKILEIMELADVAEECPKNLPYGLQRRVELARALSTDPKLLLLDEPAAGLNSADVDGLIKHIRWIYDEFNIAIWMIEHQMKVVMSLCQDIMVVEFGKTIARGTPQEIQSNPDVIKAYLGDENV
- a CDS encoding ABC transporter ATP-binding protein, with amino-acid sequence MLLEVENLYAGYGKIEALHGISFHVEKGEIVTLIGANGAGKSTTLKAVMRLPPPESPTVLSGDIRFNGASILKTEPHHVVAHLRMDLVPEGRHIFGNLTVSENLKLATWTRKDGDIQKDVARVFELFPRLRERMHQRSDTLSGGEQQMLAVGRALMTRCSVLLLDEPSMGLSPLLMYDMFRTLKQLNSEGLTVVVVEQNARLALQVADRGYVLDTGSIVAAGTAAELAATPEIKAAYLGA
- a CDS encoding YigZ family protein; its protein translation is MSAPAARYSVPAAGPEAPHRTELVIRRSRFVTLCAHTPGPAAARAFVEAVRRRHADATHNCWAYAAGAPGHTAQVGSSDDGEPHGTAGRPMLQVVLYSAVGEVCLVVSRWFGGVKLGTGGLVRAYQDSVRRNLETLPLRERVPQVRLAVTLDYACLDAVRHLLPAYEAVPVAEAYAAQASLTLVLPEEQEAALREALAGASNGQARCVRAAPDAADGTLP
- a CDS encoding rubrerythrin family protein, giving the protein MSKTQDNLMAAFAGESQANRKYLAFAQAADKEGLPQVAKLFRAAAAAETVHAHAHLRNAGKIGDTAANLKSAIEGETYEFTQMYPEMVKEAKEEGQNAIAKYFEFANKVEGVHAELYKKALENPGGLPATDYYVCKICGYTHEGPCDACPVCGGGAAAFFKVD